One stretch of Streptomyces sp. NBC_00443 DNA includes these proteins:
- a CDS encoding acyl-CoA dehydrogenase family protein, producing the protein MPTTLETEEHKALRAAVAALGKRHGRTYDREELWSEAAKLGYLGVNLPEAYGGGGGGIAELSIVLEELGAAGCPLLMMVVSPAICGTVIARFGTEAQKQEWLPALADGTRTMAFGITEPDAGSNSHRITTTAHRDPDTGDWLLTGRKVFISGVDIADATLIVGRTEDARTGSLKPCLFIVPRDAEGFTRRQIDMELSAAEKQFELTLDDVRLPADALVGDEDAGLLQLFAGLNPERIMTAAFAIGMGRYALARAVEYARDRTVWKAPIGAHQAIAHPLAQAHIDLELARLMMQKAAYLYDAGDDVGAGEAANMAKYAAGEACVKAVDQAVHTLGGNGLTREFGLASLITAARVSRIAPVSREMILNYVSHQTLGLPKSY; encoded by the coding sequence ATGCCCACCACTCTCGAAACCGAGGAACACAAGGCCCTACGAGCCGCCGTAGCCGCCCTCGGCAAACGCCACGGCCGCACCTACGACCGAGAAGAGCTCTGGTCCGAAGCAGCCAAGCTCGGATACCTCGGCGTCAACCTGCCGGAGGCATACGGCGGCGGAGGCGGCGGAATCGCCGAACTCTCCATCGTCTTGGAAGAACTGGGCGCCGCTGGCTGCCCCTTGCTGATGATGGTCGTGTCACCCGCCATCTGCGGCACAGTGATCGCCCGCTTCGGCACGGAAGCCCAAAAACAGGAGTGGCTCCCCGCCCTCGCCGACGGCACCCGCACCATGGCCTTCGGCATCACAGAACCCGACGCCGGCTCCAACAGCCACCGCATCACGACCACGGCTCACCGCGACCCGGACACCGGAGACTGGCTCCTCACCGGCCGCAAGGTCTTCATCTCCGGCGTCGACATCGCGGACGCGACCCTCATCGTCGGCCGCACCGAGGACGCCCGTACCGGCAGCCTCAAGCCCTGCCTGTTCATCGTCCCGCGCGACGCCGAAGGCTTCACACGCCGCCAGATCGACATGGAACTGAGCGCCGCGGAGAAGCAGTTCGAGCTGACCCTCGACGACGTACGGCTCCCCGCCGACGCCCTGGTCGGCGACGAGGACGCGGGTCTGCTCCAGCTCTTCGCCGGCCTCAACCCCGAACGCATCATGACGGCCGCCTTCGCGATCGGCATGGGCCGGTACGCCCTCGCGCGTGCCGTCGAGTACGCGCGCGACCGCACCGTCTGGAAGGCACCCATCGGCGCCCACCAGGCCATCGCACACCCCCTCGCCCAGGCGCACATCGACCTCGAACTGGCCCGCCTGATGATGCAGAAGGCGGCCTACCTGTACGACGCCGGTGACGACGTCGGCGCGGGTGAGGCCGCCAACATGGCCAAGTACGCGGCCGGGGAGGCCTGCGTGAAGGCCGTCGACCAGGCCGTGCACACCCTCGGCGGCAACGGGCTCACCCGCGAATTCGGCCTCGCCTCGTTGATAACCGCGGCGCGCGTGTCTCGTATTGCTCCGGTGAGCCGGGAGATGATTCTCAACTACGTCTCCCACCAGACCCTGGG
- a CDS encoding acyclic terpene utilization AtuA family protein, translating into MTSPPPPAGTVLRIGNASGFYGDRFDAMREMLTGGELDVLTGDYLAELTMLILGRDRLKDPGAGYARTFLRQLEECLGLAHERGVRIVANAGGLNPAGLADAVRKLADRLGIPVRVAHVEGDDLKDRHPDSLAAHAYLGGFGIAACLSEGADIVVTGRVTDAALVTGPAAARFGWGPGDHDRLAGAVVAGHVLECGAQATGGNYAFFDEGGATRPGFPLAELHEDGTCVITKHPGTGGLVDVGTVTAQLLYETGGARYAGPDVTARLDTVRLTQDGTDRVRIEGVRGEAPPPTLKVGLNRLGGFRNEVVFVLTGLEIEAKASLVRRQMSEAFAKSRPAEVRWDLVRTDQPDASTEETASALLRLVVRDHDQEKVGRVLSGAAVELALASYPGFHVLSPPGKGTPYGVFEDVYVPHGAVDHVAVLHDGRRIPVPPAHDTLVLEEAPQPPLPEPPLAAEPTRRAPLGLVAGARSGDKGGNANVGVWARTDDAWRWLAHELTVERFQELIPESRRLKVTRHPLPNLRALNFVVEGILGEGVAAQHRFDPQAKALGEWLRSRHLDIPESLL; encoded by the coding sequence GTGACCTCGCCCCCGCCCCCGGCAGGGACGGTCCTGCGCATCGGCAACGCCTCCGGCTTCTACGGCGACCGCTTCGACGCCATGCGCGAGATGCTCACCGGCGGCGAACTGGACGTCCTCACCGGTGACTACCTCGCCGAACTCACCATGCTGATCCTCGGCCGGGACCGGCTGAAGGACCCCGGCGCCGGATACGCCCGCACCTTCCTGCGCCAGCTGGAGGAGTGCCTGGGGCTCGCGCACGAGCGGGGCGTCAGGATCGTCGCCAACGCGGGCGGGCTCAACCCGGCCGGACTCGCCGACGCCGTAAGGAAGTTGGCGGACCGGCTCGGCATCCCCGTACGCGTCGCCCATGTCGAGGGAGACGACCTCAAGGACCGGCACCCGGACAGCCTCGCCGCCCACGCCTACCTCGGGGGTTTCGGCATCGCCGCCTGTCTGAGCGAGGGCGCGGACATCGTCGTCACCGGGCGGGTGACGGACGCGGCCCTGGTCACCGGGCCCGCGGCCGCCCGCTTCGGGTGGGGCCCCGGCGACCACGACCGGCTCGCGGGCGCCGTGGTCGCCGGACATGTGCTGGAGTGCGGGGCACAGGCGACCGGCGGCAACTACGCGTTCTTCGACGAGGGCGGCGCCACCCGCCCCGGCTTCCCGCTCGCCGAGCTCCACGAGGACGGCACCTGCGTCATCACCAAGCATCCCGGCACCGGCGGCCTCGTGGACGTCGGCACGGTGACCGCCCAGCTGCTGTACGAGACCGGCGGTGCCCGGTACGCCGGACCGGACGTCACCGCCCGGCTGGACACCGTACGGCTCACGCAGGACGGTACCGACCGCGTCCGTATCGAGGGCGTACGGGGTGAGGCCCCGCCCCCGACACTCAAGGTCGGCCTCAATCGCCTCGGCGGCTTCCGCAACGAGGTCGTCTTCGTGCTGACCGGACTGGAGATCGAGGCGAAAGCCTCTCTTGTGCGGCGGCAGATGAGTGAGGCGTTCGCCAAGTCGCGGCCCGCCGAGGTTCGTTGGGATCTGGTCCGCACCGACCAGCCCGACGCCTCCACCGAGGAGACCGCGAGCGCGCTGCTCCGGCTGGTCGTACGGGACCACGACCAGGAGAAGGTCGGCCGGGTGCTGAGCGGCGCCGCTGTGGAGCTGGCGCTCGCCAGCTACCCCGGCTTCCATGTGCTTTCGCCACCGGGAAAGGGCACCCCGTATGGGGTCTTCGAGGATGTGTACGTCCCCCACGGTGCCGTCGACCATGTGGCAGTCCTCCACGACGGCCGCCGTATCCCCGTGCCGCCGGCCCACGACACCCTCGTACTGGAAGAAGCGCCGCAACCACCGCTGCCCGAGCCCCCGCTCGCTGCGGAGCCGACCCGTCGCGCCCCGCTCGGCCTCGTCGCCGGCGCCCGTAGCGGCGACAAGGGCGGGAACGCCAACGTCGGCGTGTGGGCGCGGACGGACGACGCCTGGCGCTGGCTCGCGCACGAGCTCACGGTCGAGCGGTTCCAGGAGCTGATTCCCGAGAGCCGCCGGCTGAAGGTCACCCGGCACCCCCTCCCCAACCTCCGCGCCCTCAACTTCGTCGTCGAGGGCATCCTCGGCGAGGGCGTCGCCGCCCAGCACCGCTTCGACCCGCAGGCCAAGGCCCTCGGCGAATGGCTGCGCTCTCGTCACCTGGACATCCCGGAGAGTCTGCTGTGA
- a CDS encoding acyl-CoA carboxylase subunit beta, whose amino-acid sequence MTVLPSTLDTNGPDYRAHRETMLAKLADLDTEHTKALAGGGPKYVERHRGRGKLLARERIELLLDPDTPFLELSPLAAWGSDYAVGASLVTGIGVVEGVECLITANDPTVRGGASNPWSLKKALRANDIALANRLPVVNLVESGGADLPSQKEIFIPGGAIFRDLTRLSAAGIPTVAVVFGNSTAGGAYVPGMSDHVIMVKERAKVFLGGPPLVKMATGEESDDESLGGAEMHARVSGLADYFAVDEPDALRQARRVVARLNHRKAYGDPGPAEPPKYSADELLGIVPRDLKTPFDPREVIARIVDASDFDEFKPMYGTSLTTGWAALHGYPIGVLANAQGVLFSEESQKAAQFIQLANQRDIPLLFLHNTTGYMVGSQYEQGGIIKHGAMMINAVSNSRVPHLSVLMGASYGAGHYGMCGRAYDPRFLFAWPSAKSAVMGPQQLAGVLSIVARQSAAAKGQPYDEEGDAALRAMVEQQIESESLPMFLSGRLYDDGVIDPRDTRTVLGMCLSALHTAPYEGARGGFGVFRM is encoded by the coding sequence GTGACCGTCCTGCCCTCCACCCTGGACACCAACGGCCCCGACTACCGAGCCCACCGCGAGACCATGCTCGCCAAGCTCGCCGACCTCGACACCGAGCACACCAAGGCGCTCGCCGGAGGCGGCCCCAAGTACGTCGAACGGCATCGGGGGCGCGGCAAGCTGCTCGCCCGCGAGCGCATCGAGCTGCTCCTCGACCCCGACACGCCCTTCCTGGAGCTGTCCCCGCTGGCCGCCTGGGGCAGCGACTACGCCGTCGGCGCGTCCCTCGTCACCGGCATCGGCGTCGTCGAGGGTGTGGAGTGCCTGATCACGGCCAACGACCCGACCGTGCGCGGGGGAGCGAGCAATCCCTGGTCGCTGAAGAAGGCCCTTCGGGCGAACGACATCGCGCTCGCCAACCGGCTGCCCGTCGTCAACCTCGTCGAGTCGGGCGGAGCCGATCTCCCCTCCCAGAAGGAGATCTTCATCCCCGGGGGCGCCATCTTCCGGGACCTGACGCGGCTGTCGGCGGCCGGCATCCCCACTGTCGCGGTCGTCTTCGGCAACTCGACGGCCGGCGGCGCGTACGTCCCCGGCATGTCCGACCACGTGATCATGGTCAAGGAACGCGCCAAGGTGTTCCTCGGCGGCCCGCCCCTGGTGAAGATGGCGACCGGCGAGGAGAGCGACGACGAGTCGCTGGGCGGCGCGGAGATGCACGCGCGCGTGTCGGGCCTCGCGGACTATTTCGCCGTGGACGAACCGGACGCGCTGCGGCAGGCGCGGCGCGTGGTCGCCCGGCTCAATCACCGCAAGGCGTACGGCGATCCGGGCCCCGCCGAACCCCCCAAGTACTCCGCCGACGAACTCCTCGGCATCGTCCCCCGCGACCTCAAGACCCCCTTCGACCCGCGCGAGGTGATCGCCCGGATCGTCGACGCCTCCGACTTCGACGAGTTCAAGCCGATGTACGGCACGAGCCTGACCACCGGCTGGGCGGCCCTGCACGGCTATCCGATCGGCGTGCTGGCGAACGCCCAGGGGGTCCTGTTCAGCGAGGAGTCCCAGAAGGCGGCCCAGTTCATCCAACTGGCCAACCAGCGCGACATCCCGCTTCTCTTCCTGCACAACACCACCGGCTACATGGTGGGCAGCCAGTACGAGCAGGGCGGCATCATCAAGCACGGCGCGATGATGATCAACGCGGTCAGCAACAGCCGTGTGCCCCATCTCTCCGTCCTCATGGGCGCGTCCTACGGCGCCGGCCACTACGGCATGTGCGGCCGCGCCTACGACCCCCGCTTCCTCTTCGCCTGGCCCAGCGCCAAGTCGGCCGTCATGGGCCCCCAGCAGCTCGCCGGCGTGCTGTCGATCGTCGCCCGGCAGTCCGCGGCCGCCAAGGGGCAGCCGTACGACGAGGAGGGGGACGCGGCGCTGCGCGCCATGGTGGAGCAGCAGATCGAGTCGGAGTCGCTGCCCATGTTCCTGTCGGGGCGGCTGTACGACGACGGCGTCATTGATCCGCGCGACACCCGCACCGTCCTCGGTATGTGCCTGTCCGCCCTCCACACGGCCCCCTACGAGGGCGCACGCGGTGGCTTCGGCGTCTTCCGGATGTGA
- a CDS encoding ATP-binding protein — translation MIRKLLVANRGEIACRVFRTCRELGIRTVAVYSDADANALHARVADTAVRLPGAAPADTYLDAGLIVKAAVASGADAVHPGYGFLSENADFARAVLDAGLVWIGPPPEAIEAMASKTRAKELMGLAPLGEVTEADLPVLVKAAAGGGGRGMRIVRRLEDLSAALVSARSEAASAFGDGEVFVEPYVENGRHVEVQILADTHGTVWALGTRDCSLQRRHQKVIEESPAPGLPAQLTDELHALAVRAARAVDYVGAGTVEFLVAGDKAHFLEMNTRLQVEHPVTEAVFTIDLVAEQIRVAEGHALADDPPRARGHAVEARLYAEDPARDWAPQTGTLHRFAVPEGVRLDTGFTDGDDIGVHYDPMLAKLVAHAPTRAEAVRKLAGALDRATLHGPVTNRDLLVRSLRHEEFTSARMDTGFYDRHLTDLACCGTGDPYAPLAAALADAHGRSRFGGWRNVPSRPQTKRYEAAGEEIEVHYRHTRAGLEADGVRVVHAEAALVVLEVDGVRRNFEVARYGDEIHVNATRLTALPRFPDPTAQHAPGSLLAPMPGTVVRVAEGLTEGAAVDAGQPLLWLEAMKMEHKITAPVTGALSALHVVPGQQVTVGSLLAVVQET, via the coding sequence ATGATCAGAAAACTTCTGGTCGCCAACCGGGGCGAGATCGCCTGCCGCGTCTTCCGCACCTGCCGTGAGCTGGGAATCCGGACGGTGGCCGTGTACTCGGACGCCGACGCGAACGCCCTCCACGCGCGCGTGGCCGACACGGCCGTACGGCTGCCGGGAGCGGCGCCGGCCGACACGTACCTGGACGCCGGACTGATCGTGAAGGCGGCCGTGGCGTCCGGCGCGGACGCCGTGCACCCCGGCTACGGCTTCCTCTCCGAGAACGCCGACTTCGCACGCGCCGTCCTCGACGCGGGACTGGTCTGGATCGGCCCGCCGCCGGAGGCCATCGAGGCGATGGCATCCAAGACGCGGGCGAAGGAGCTGATGGGGCTGGCCCCCCTGGGGGAGGTCACCGAGGCCGACCTCCCCGTCCTGGTGAAGGCGGCCGCGGGCGGCGGAGGGCGCGGCATGCGGATCGTGCGCCGTCTGGAGGACCTGAGCGCCGCCCTCGTCAGCGCCCGCTCCGAGGCCGCGAGCGCCTTCGGCGACGGCGAGGTCTTCGTCGAGCCGTACGTCGAGAACGGCCGCCACGTCGAGGTCCAGATCCTCGCCGACACCCACGGCACGGTCTGGGCCCTCGGCACCCGGGACTGCTCCCTGCAGCGCCGCCACCAGAAGGTGATCGAGGAGTCCCCGGCGCCCGGACTCCCCGCGCAGCTCACCGACGAGCTGCACGCGCTGGCCGTGCGCGCCGCCCGCGCGGTCGACTACGTCGGCGCCGGCACGGTCGAGTTCCTGGTGGCCGGCGACAAGGCCCACTTCCTGGAGATGAACACCCGCCTCCAGGTCGAACACCCCGTGACGGAAGCCGTCTTCACCATCGACCTGGTCGCCGAACAGATCCGCGTCGCCGAAGGCCACGCCCTCGCCGACGACCCGCCACGCGCGCGCGGCCACGCCGTCGAGGCCCGCCTCTACGCCGAGGACCCGGCCCGCGACTGGGCCCCGCAGACCGGCACACTGCACCGGTTCGCCGTACCCGAGGGCGTCCGGCTGGACACCGGCTTCACCGACGGCGACGACATCGGCGTCCACTACGACCCCATGCTCGCCAAGCTCGTCGCCCACGCACCCACGCGCGCGGAGGCGGTCCGCAAGCTCGCCGGCGCCCTGGACCGGGCGACGCTGCACGGCCCGGTCACCAACCGGGACCTCCTCGTACGCTCCCTGCGCCACGAGGAGTTCACGTCCGCCCGCATGGACACCGGCTTCTACGACCGCCACCTCACCGACCTGGCCTGCTGTGGGACGGGCGACCCGTACGCCCCCTTGGCCGCCGCCCTCGCCGACGCCCACGGCCGCTCCCGCTTCGGCGGCTGGCGCAACGTGCCCTCACGGCCGCAGACCAAGCGCTACGAGGCGGCGGGCGAGGAGATCGAGGTCCACTACCGGCACACGCGCGCGGGCCTGGAGGCGGACGGGGTGCGCGTCGTACACGCCGAGGCCGCCCTGGTCGTACTCGAAGTGGACGGCGTACGCAGGAACTTCGAAGTCGCCCGGTACGGCGACGAGATCCACGTCAACGCCACCCGCCTCACCGCCCTGCCCCGCTTCCCCGACCCGACGGCCCAGCACGCGCCGGGCTCCCTCCTGGCCCCCATGCCGGGGACGGTCGTCCGTGTGGCCGAAGGCCTGACCGAGGGGGCGGCCGTGGACGCCGGCCAACCGCTGCTGTGGCTGGAGGCGATGAAGATGGAGCACAAGATCACAGCGCCGGTCACAGGAGCGCTGAGCGCCTTGCATGTGGTACCCGGCCAACAGGTAACGGTCGGCTCCTTGCTGGCAGTAGTGCAGGAGACCTAA